The segment TAAATCGTACATACAAAAAGTTCAAATATGGTTTTGTAGTAGATTTTGCAGATATTAGCAAGGAGTTTGATGCAACCAATAAAGCTTATTTTGAAGAGTTACAAAATGAACTTGGCAATGAGATAGAATCTTACTCTTCTCTTTTTAAATCAAAAGAAGAAATAGAAGAAGAGATAGAAAATATAAAAGATATATTGTTTGAATATGATACTTTAGATGCAGAAATATTTTCACAGCAAATATCTAAAATCCAAGATATTAAAAAGATGCAAGAGATAAAAAAAGTACTTGAAAATGCAAAAAGTCTATATAATCTTATAAGACTTTTTGGGCATTCAGAATTACTCGAAAAAATAGATTTTAGAAAATTAAATCTACTTTATAGAGAAGCTTCAAATCATCTAGATCTTTTAAATCAAAAATTAGCTTTAGAAAAAGGTGATGAAAATACAAATATAATAAATCTAGCTTTAGAAGATATAATTTTTAAATTTACAAAGATAAGTGAAGAAGAACTTATATTAGCAGATAAATTAAAAAATACTCTTAGAAAAACAAGAGAAGCTTTTCAAAATAATTTTGATAAAAAAGACCCTGAGTATATCACTTTAAAAGAAGAACTTGAAAGACTGTTTAAAAACAAAAATTTTAGTGAGATAACCCAAGATGAGATGAATGAAAATATTGGTGAACTCAAAAAAATAGATGAGAAAATAAGAGAGTTAAACAGACAAAATGACCTCTTAAAAGATAAGTACAAAGGTGATAGAAAATATGCAAGGATGCATAAAAGAATTAAGCAAAACAATATAACAGATAAGCAAAGTAGGATTTTTAATGCATTAGAGAAGATAAAAATACAGCTTGATGAAAAAGTTTTAAATAATAGTGCAATATTAAAACATGAAAACTTTTTTATAGCAGAAACTCAACCTATAGTAGATGTAGAGTTTGAAGATAACAATAAAATAGAATTGAATGATGAATCTTTTAGATACATTAACACTATGATAGCAACAGAATATCTAAATGAATACAACGGAGTAAACAATTGGTAATAGTAGAGTTTGAAAGAGAAACAAAAAAGTTAATAGATAGTTTAAAAGCAGTATGTGCAAATTTTGGACTTGGAAATGATGGAAATGAGTTCAAAATCATCACCCAAGTCTTTTTATACAAGTTTTTAAATGATAAATTTGCTTATGAGATTAAAAAAATAGATGAAAATATAAAAAATGCTCCAAGTTGGGAAGAATACTATACAAACTTAAGCCAAGAACAAAGAAACAAAATATTAAGACGAATAGGAGCAAAAGCAGCAAAGTTAAAACCAGAGTATCTTATAACACATCTGTTTAATATACAAGATAGTCCTGATTTTGCACAAACTTTTGATGATACCTTACATCAAATCTCTATAGAAAACAACGACATCTTTTCAGTAAAAACAGAAGGTGGAGCAAAAATAGAGCTTTTTGATACTTTGAGCAAATATATTATTGATGATAAAGATGCTTTTTTTAAAGCGATTATCAATAAGCTAGTAGCTTTTAGTTTTGAAAATATCTTTAATCAAAAGTATGATTTCTATGCAACTATATTTGAATACCTAATCAAAGATTATAACAGTGATAGTGGTGGAAAGTATGCAGAGTATTATACTCCCCATGCCGTTGCAAAAATCATGGCGGCTATTATGGTGGATGAAGGTGTTGCAAATGTAACTTGCTATGACCCAAGTGCAGGGAGTGGAACACTTTTGATGAATATAGCTCACGCCATAGGTGAAGATAGATGTAGTATCTACTCACAAGATATATCTCAAAAATCATCAAGTCTTTTACGACTAAATTTGATTTTAAATAACCTTGTGCACTCTATATCAAATGTGATTAAAGGAAATACTCTTTTAAGTCCATATCACAAAGAGGGTGACAGTTTACAAAAGTTTGATTATATCGTTTCAAATCCACCTTTTAAAACTGATTTTAGTGATTATAGAGATGATTTAGACTCTAAAGAAAATCACGATAGATTTTTTGCAGGTATTCCAAAAGTACCAGCAAAGAAAAAAGAGTCAATGGCTATTTATAGTATGTTTTTACAGCATATTATACATTCACTAAAAAAAGGTGGGAAAGCAGCAGTTGTAGTGCCAACTGGATTTATAACAGCTCAAAGTGGTATCGATAAAAAGATTAGAGAACATCTAATTGAAAAGAAAATGTTAGGTGGTGTTGTTTCAATGCCAAGTAATATCTTTGCTACAACAGGTACAAATGTATCTATTATATTTATAGATGATACAAATAAAGAAAATGTAGTGTTAATTGATGCTTCAAATCTAGGAAAAACTGTAAAAGATGGCAAGAATCAAAAAACAGTTTTACAAGAAGAGGAAGAACAAAAAATTATAGATACTTTTAATGATAAAAAAGTAGTTGATGATTTTTCTGTAGTTGTTTCTTATGATGATATAAAAGTTAAAAACTACTCATTTAGTGCAGGTCAATATTTTGATGTAAAGATTGAATATGTGGATATATCTAAAGATGAGTTTGATAATAAGATGAAAGGCTTTAGTGATAATCTTAAAGTTATGTTTAGAGAATCTAAAGTCTTGGAAGATGAGATAAAAAAGCAACTGTTGGGATTGGTTTATGAAGACTGAATATTTTAAAAATATTGTATTAAGAGAACATATTGATACAATTACTGATTATCATGCCAATGGAGCATACGAAAAGTTAAAAGAAAATATAACATTAAAATATAAACCTAGCTATGCAATTATGATTAGAACTTTAAACTTTGAATCAAATAACTTTGACAGTAATTTAATATATATAGATCAAAATGAATATGAATATCTTTCAAAGTCAAAAGTTTATTCTAATGATATTATAATGAATAAAATAGCTAATCCCGGTTCTGTTTATATAATGCCATATTTAAAACAGCCTGTGTCTTTGGCAATGAATTTATTTCTAATTAGATTCAAATGTACATTAAATCAAAGATTTATGTATTATTTAATGAAATATAACGAAAGTTATATAAAACAATTTGCAAATGGCACTACAACTAAGACTATAACAAAAGATTCAGTTAGAAATTTAAAATTTTATGTTCCAGAGAAACAATATCAAGATAAAATAGCAAATATTCTATCTTCTCTTGATTCAAAGATAGAAATAAACAATAGAATTAATAAAGAATTAGAAGCTATGGCAAAAACTCTTTATGATTATTGGTTTGTGCAGTTTGATTTTCCTGATGTTAATGGAAAACCTTATAAATCATCAGGTGGAAAAATGGTTTATAATCAAGAGTTAAAAAGAGAGATTCCTGAGAGATGGGAAGCCAAAACAATTGCACAATTTATTGGAAATAATAAAGGTGGAGATTGGGGAAAAGAAAAAGAAGAAGGGAATTACACTCAAAAGGTTTCTTGTGTTAGAGGTGCTGATTTAAATGGATTAAATGGTTTAGGAAGTGTAAATCCACCTGAAAGATTTATTTTAGAAAAAAATTCAAATAAAATTTTAGAATCTCATGATTTGATTGTTGAAATATCAGGAGGTAGTCCAACTCAATCAACGGGAAGAATTTCATTTGTTATTGATGAAACTATAAAAAGGTTTGAAAATCCTCTAGTATGTTCAAATTTTTGCAAATCATTTTCTTTAGAAAACCAAAAATATCTTTATTATTTCATTTATATGTGGAATAATTTATATGATAACCGCGTGTTATTTGGTTGGGAGGGAAAAACAAGTGGTATAAAAAATTTATTATTTGATTCTTTAACACAAAAATATTTTATTATTGTTCCCAATGAAAATATAAATCTAAAGTTTTATGAAAAAATGGATTCTTTTCATAAGATGAAACAAAGAAATTTAAAAGAAAATCAAGAACTAGCAAAATTAAGAGATTGGCTTCTTCCAATGCTTATGAATGGACAAGTAAGTGTGAAAGATAGTGAGTATAAAAACAGTCAAAATGACTTATTAGTAGCCCAACCAAAACCAGAGTATAATTAAATTTTTTGATATAATATAGCTTTAAAGGAATATTGATGACTAAAAGAATTTTAGATAAAGAAAATTTAAAAAAAGTTATAGAAACAACTCAAAATATTGAGGGATATTCTGAAGCCTCAAAAAAAGTAAAAGATGAAGCTAAAATAGTAAGAGAAAAATATGGCATCAAAGTATCAGCTAAAAGATAATTTATTTAAAATCCTAACATCTACAGAAGCCGAGCGTTTATTTTTCTCTTTTCTAAACAAGATTGCTAACTGTCAGAGTGTTTAAAAGTTGCATGCTGGAGTGAAACGACTAAATTCCAGAATGGACAAAATAGAAGTTTTAATAAGCGAGTTTTACCAAGCAGAAAAGATAAAAATAATAAGTGAGGGAACCTTTGGCTTCGCAGCCGTTGGTGGCTTTTTGTTTTACTTTTTGCCACCAAAAAGTGAAGAAGCGGAAATCTCAGATTTTCAAGAGAAAAGATTTTAAACATAAAATAATTGACTCTAGTCAAACTAATTTAAACTAAATTTGCTATGATTACAAAACAAAATAATAAAAATAAACTATACTTATACAGTAAGGAATTGACATGCAAGAAGAATTTAATGAATATTTTAACAGACAGATAAAACTTTGGGGGCAAGAGACTCAAGACTCGCTTCAAGGGAAAAAGGTAGCTATTATTGGAAGTGGTGGGCTTGGTTGTACACTTGGTATCGCACTTGGTGCTTCTGGAATAGGGGAGTTTACTTTAGTGGATTTTGATACTGTGGGTGTTCATAATATCCATAGACAAATAGGCTTTAGAGTTGGCGACGATGGAAAATATAAGTGTGATGTTTTAAAAGAACTTATTGAAGCTAGATGTCCTTATACAAAAGTTACTACTTATAAAGAGACTTTTCAAGAGTTTGCAAAAAGAGGTTTAGAGTTTGATCTTATCATTGATGGAACGGATAATCTTCTAACGCGTGCAGATATCAATGAATACTGCATAAATCATAATCAAGCTTGGATTTATGGAAGTGTTGAGGAGTTTCATGGGCAAGTTTGTTTTTTCGAAAAAGCCTCTTATGAAGCAGTATTTCAAGTAAATGATAGAAAACCAAATGGTATCGCTTGTCCTATTGTTATGCATGTGGGTTCTCTTCAAGCAAATTTAGCCATTAGATATTTAACAGGACTTCCAGTTAAAAAAGATGTTTTATATTATCTTTCTTTTGATGAAGAAGGTATTATAAATTACAAAAACTTTAAACTACCTACAAAGTAAAATATAGAGCAAAACTAGCTCTATATTTAAATACAAAAATCTTCAAAATAATTTTCCAAATAACCATTTTTTAAGCACTTTTTAGATATTATTTCCAAATTTTACTACATATATGGGGAACTTATAAATGCCAAAAAGAGAAGATATTAAATCTATATTATTAATCGGTTCTGGTCCTATTATTATTGGGCAAGCATGCGAATTTGATTATTCAGGAACACAAGCTACAAAGACATTAAAAGAGTTAGGTTATAGAGTTGTATTAATCAACTCAAATCCAGCAACTATTATGACAGATCCTGAATTTGCAGATAGAACTTATATCGAGCCAATTACAGAAGATATGATTGCAAAGATAATCAAAAAAGAGAATATTGACGCAATCTTACCAACTATGGGTGGACAAACAGCACTTAATGTTGCTACAACAATGTATGACAAAGGTATGCTTGATGGTGTTGCTTTTTTAGGTGCTCATCCAGATGCTATTAAAAAAGGTGAAGATAGACATCTTTTCAATGAAGCTATGATAAAAATCGGTATGGATTTACCAAAAAGTGCAAATGCATATAGCGTTGAAGAAGCTATAAAAGTAGCAAAAGAGATTGGTTTCCCAGTGATTTCTAGAGCATCTTTTACCCTTGCAGGTGGTGGTTCTGGTGTTGCTTACAATATGGAAGAGTTCAAAAAACTTGCAGAAATAGGAATAGAAGCAAGTCCAATCAATGAAATTGAGATTATGGAATCAATGCTTGGTTGGAAAGAATACGAAATGGAAGTTATCAGAGATAGAAAAGATAACTGTATCATCGTATGTTCTATAGAAAACTTAGACCCAATGGGTGTTCATACAGGAGATAGTGTTACTATCGCTCCTGCTCTTACTCTTACAGACAAAGAGTACCAAGATATGAGAAATGCTTCATTTGCTATTTTAAGAGAGATTGGTGTTGATACAGGTGGTTCAAATGTACAGTTTTCAATTTGTCCAAAAACTGGAAGAATGATAGTTATTGAGATGAATCCTAGAGTTTCTCGTTCTTCAGCACTTGCTTCTAAAGCTACTGGTTATCCTATTGCAAAAGTTGCAACGCTTCTTGCTGTTGGATTTACTCTTGATGAGATTGAAAATGATATTACAGGTACAACTGCATCTTTTGAGCCAGTTATTGATTATGTAGTTACTAAAATCCCTAGATTTACTTTTGAAAAATTCCCTAAAGCAGACTCTACACTTACAACTTCTATGAAATCTGTTGGTGAAGTTATGGCTATGGGTAGAACCTTTAACGAATCAATCCAAAAAGCACTTTGTTCTTTAGAGACTGGACTTTGTGGTTTTGACCCAATCAAAGCAGAAATGGAAAAAATCAAAGCTGAAATCAGAAGACCAAATTGTGATAGACTTTTATACTTGATGCAAGGTATGAGAGAAGGACTTACAAATGCAGAGATTTTTGAATTATCAAAAATAGATCCTTGGTTCTTGACTAAATTTAGACAAATCGTTGATATGGAAAAATCAATGGATGCTTCAATTTTAACTGACGAAGTTAAGATGAGAATAATCAAATCAAATGGATTTTCTGACAAGATGATTTCTATGCTTATTGGTAAAACAGAAGAAGAAGTTTATCAAGCAAGAAAAACTCTAAATGTAGATTTTGAATACAATGAAGTTGATACTTGTGCAGCTGAATTTAAAGCTCTTACTCCATATCTTTACTCTACTACAAATGTAACTAAAGTTCCTCAAGTAAATAAAATAACAGATGAGAAAAAAGTTATGATTATAGGTGGTGGACCAAATAGAATTGGACAAGGTATCGAGTTCGATTATTGTTGTGTTCATGCAAGTTTTGCCCTAAAAGAAATGGGTATCAAAACTATCATGTATAACTGTAACCCTGAAACTGTATCAACTGACTATGATACATCAGATATCTTATACTTCGAGCCAATTGATTTTGAACATGTAAGAAGCGTAGTAGAAAAAGAAAATCCAGATGGTGTTATAGTTCACTTTGGTGGGCAAACTCCACTTAAACTAGCAAATGCATTAACAGCTGCAGGAGCTAAAATCATAGGTACTACTGCTGAAGTTATTGACTTAGCAGAAGATAGAAAAAAATTCTCAAAATTTGTTGAAGATGCAGGACTTTTACAACCAGAAAATGGAACAGCAGTAGAAGTAGAAGAAGCTATTGAAATAGCTGAAAGAATTGGTTATCCAGTTCTTGTAAGACCTTCATTTGTACTTGGTGGAAGAGGGATGAAAATTGTCTATTCTACAAATGAGTTAAGACAATATATGGATGAAGCAGTATCTGTATCAAATGATGCTCCAGTACTTATTGACAAATTCCTTGATAGAGCAATTGAGCTTGATGTTGATTGTATTTGTGATGGAAAAGAAGTATATATTGGTGGAATCATGCAACATATTGAAGAAGCTGGTGTTCACTCAGGTGACTCAGCGTGTTCTTTACCTCCTGTTTCTATAAGTGATGAGTTAATCAAAGAACTTGAAACAAAAACAAAAAATATGGCACTAGGTCTTGGTGTTGTTGGTCTTATGAATACGCAATATGCTATTCATAAAGGGCAAATTTATCTTATCGAAGTTAATCCAAGAGCTTCAAGAACAGTTCCTTTTGTAAGTAAAGCAACTGGTATGCCTTTGGCAAAAGTGGCTACTAGAGTTATGTGGGGTGAGAGTTTAAGAAATGCTCTTGATACATATAATACTGAGCTTGTATGGGAAGATAATGGTGTATTAAAACCAATATTAAGAAACCATGTGGCTATCAAAGAAGCAGTTTTCCCATTCAATAAACTTAGTGGTTCTGATATGATATTAACTCCTGAGATGAAATCAACTGGTGAAGTTATGGGTATATCTGATAGTTTTGGTGAATCATATGCAAAAGCACAAAGTGCTGCTAAAAATGATATTCCAACAGAGGGGAAAGTATTTATTTCATTATGTGATTTAGATAAGGAATTTGCACCAAAAATCGCTAAAGGCCTTAAAGATGAAGGTTTTACAGTAGTTGCTACTGGTGGAACACATAAAGCAATTGCCGATGCTGGAATTGAGTGTGAGAAAGTTCTTAAAATCTCTGAAGGTAGACCAAATATTATTGACTCTATTACAAATGGTGAAATTGCCCTTGCAATTAACACAAGTGATGGAAAAGAGTCATCAAAAGATGATGGTAAAAATATCAGAAGATCAGTTTTAAAAATGAATGTAACATATGTAACAACAGCAGCAGCAGCTTTCGCTTGTCTTGAAGCTATGAAAGAAATTAGAAAAAAAGATGGATTGTCTCCAAAATCAATTCAAGAATTTCTAAGCAGATAATATGAACCCAAACTCTGTTTATTTGGTACAAACAGATACAACTGTTGGCTTTTCATCAAATGATAATGAAAAGCTAGCAGTTATAAAAAAAAGACCCAAAACACAAAAAATACTAAGAACTGTAGACTCTTTTAAGACTTTACAAAACTTCACAAGAATCCCAAACAACCATAAAAGAAGAGTAAGAAACTCTAAAAATAGTACTTTTATATATCCCAATAATGAGTCATTTAGAGTTATAAGTAAAGATTCTAGTTTTTATGACTTTATAAAAAAGTTCAATGTTCTTTATTCTTCTTCAGCAAATGAGACCAAAAAAAACTTTGAAGAAGAGTATGCTAAAGATGTCTCAGATGTAGTTGTAATACAAAAAAATGGTTTTTTTGAAGATATTCCTTCTAAATTATATAAGCTAAATAAAATTAAAGTTAAGAAATTAAGATAATCTAAGACTTTATTAAGTCATAAGTCCATAAAATAAATATTATTCATAAAAGGCTACTCATGTTTTTACATAGAGAAAATGAACTTGAAATATTACAAAAAGACTTCTCTATCCCTAACTCATCATTTAATTTTATTTTTGGAAGAAGAAAGATAGGTAAAACATCATTTGTAAACTCTTATATAAGTGGTAAAAATAGCTTTTATATCTCTTTTTTAGAGATGATGAATTTAATTACTTTTCAAACTATTCATAAAAATATCGAAAACTTTTTAAATAAAAAAGTGGATATTTTTGATACTTTTGAATCTTTTTTAAAAGTAATAGCAAAAGAGACCTTTGAAGAAAAATTGATTTTAGTATTAGATGACTTTCAAAATCTAATCAAAGTAGAAAAAGATGCCTTAAGTCTTTTTTATAAGGCTTGGAATAAAGAGCTAAGTTCTTCAAATATCCAAGTTATTATTTTATCATCTATTTGTTCTAGTAATAAAGATGATGAATATATTTACAAAAAATCTTCAAACATAATAAAACTAGATAAATTACCATACGCTAGTATTAAAGAATTTATTCCTGATGTTCAAGCTGGTGATATAATGCATATCTTTAGCGCTTATGGTACAAACCCTGATTATCTAAAACTATATGACCCTAAAAAAGATTTTCTTTTAAATATAAAAGAGAATTTTTTAAGTTATGATGGAATCTTTTTCAATGAAGGTATGGATTTTTTGAAAAAAGATTTGAATGAAATCTCAACATACTCATCAATACTTTATGCCATAGCTTTAGGAAACAGTAAAATTGGAGCAATAGCAGACTTTTTAAACCTAAAATCAACTTATCTCACACGATATTTGCAAAAACTAATTGACATAATGATTATCAAAAAATATGTACCTATAAATGAAGATATAAAAAAGAGCAAGTTTGGAAGATATGAGATTGAAGACAATTTTATGAGATTTTGGTTTTGTTATATATATCCTAATTATTCAACTCTTCAAAAGGGTGATACTAGTAGTGTGGTTAGTAATATAAAAGAAGACTTTACAAAACGACTTGTGCAAAGCAGTTATAAAATGCATATTTTAAGTCTAATTAAAAATGATCCATATAAATACTTAGGTTTTATTCCAAATAATCTTGGAAGTTGGTGGAATAATAAAGATACCAATATCGATATTATCGCTTATGATTCTAAAAATATTATCTTTATTGATACAAAGTGGAGAGATACTCAAGAGCTAGAAGAAAGCTATGCTATATTAAAAAATAAATCCGATGAATTTAAAACTACTCTAAATAAAAAATATATCATATTCTCGAAAATTTCCCCTGCGAAATTTAGCTAAAGGATTTTAAGTGGCTACAAGTATTACAGTTAAAAGTCCAAATGGTGAAAGCACAATATATGAAGTTAGCTTATTTGATGTCATAGATATAAAAAAAGGTGACTATGTACTTGTACCAGAGCGACCTGAATTATTAGACTTAGAAATTATTGATGATTCTTTAAAAATAAAGTTTCCAGATGGAAATAGTGTAGTAGTGAAAGATATAATTACTTTTATCAAGCAAAATAATGCAACAGATACCCATGGGCTTATGGATAAATTAGATACCTCTGCCATATCTTTTTTAGATGAAAAAGGTGATTTTGAAGAAATAGATTTAGTAGATAAACTTTTAGCCCTGATTGAAAAATCACCAAAAGCTAAAGAAAGCCTTTCTCCTATTGAAAGTGATGAAAGTGACACTCATGTATCAGATACTAATCTTACAAGCGATAATAGACCCACAATAAGAGGTATAACAGAAAGTGGCGCAAGAGTAACTATCACAGATGATGCTGGAAATATTTTAGGAAGTACAATAGCAGATGAAGATGGAAACTACTCAATAACGACAAGTGAACTTTCAAATGGAACACAAAACTTGAAAATAACAGCCACTGATAAAGAAGGGAATTCAGGAACAGAGATTCAAACTATCACTGTAAATAGCTCAGAATCAGATATCAAAAAATTTGAGATAACAAACATATCAGATGCAAATGAAGAGTACTCTTATATAAATATAAGTGGTAAAGGATTGGAAAGTAAAAATAGTGTATCAATATTTGATGAAGATGGCATAAAAGTTGCCACTACAACTATAATAGAAGATAGAACTTGGAATGTAAGTTTCTCAAACTTTGCAGGAACACCTGTGAGTAATAAAGAGTTTTTTAAAGCAATAGAGAATGATATAGCAGGAAATGATATAGCACAAATAGATAGTAATCATTATTGGAATGAAAAGCTAAGTTCTTTAGCTAATGAGCCAACAGATGAGTTTGAGACGGCAGATATTGCAAAGGAAAAGGGTACTACAGATACAATAGCATCTGTTGAAAATGGAAGTATGCTAAGTGATACTGAAATTAAAAGCGATGTTTTAGAAGATGATATGACAAGCGTATTTGATGAATTAGCTATTGTAGAGAGTTTAGAAAATAGTATTGAAGAATATGGAAGTGATGAAAGTATTTCTATTGCTGAAGAAGATATTGAGTACGAAGATGATCTTAGTTACATAGAAGATGACTTTTTAAATGATGTTCAAATAGAATCTCTTCCTACTACTAAAGATTTGACTTTAACTGGCATGGAAGAAAGTGTTGAAGATGATATATTAGAGCAATCAAATAATGAGGATATAAAAAAAGAAAATGACGATGTACCTCTTCATGTAGAAGAGCCAGAAGTAGAAACTTCTATGGATAATGAGATATCAATAAATGATGCTATAGATAATAACGATGAGATAGATTCAATCGTACCAGTTGATGAAACGGAAGAAGTACAAAAATACGCAAAAGATTGGCTAAAAACAGGTGTTCAAGTAAAAGATGGCGATGATATATTTGAGGTATGGACAAAAGATGATGCCACAGTATATGTTGATATCTCAACAACACTAATAGATATCTAAACTAAAAAAAGAGATATTCAGCCTCTTTTTCTTAAATTTCCCCTTACTTTTAAGCATAAATAAAAAGAATCTAAACTATAATTCCACTCTTCGACCCCGTCGTCTAGTGGCCAAGGACGACAGGATTTCCTCCTGTAAACTCAAGTTCGAATCTTGACGGGGTCGCCACCGATATAAAGGTGATTGCTGAAGATTTTAGAATATAAAAAAAAGCCTCTTGTGATACTTTTGGTGATACTTTTATATTTTATAGATTGTAGTAATTAAAGAATTACCCCGTAATTTCACAATTACCCCCTAGTAAAATAACTAATTACCCCCTGGTAATTTCACAATTACCCCCTAGTATAAGTATTGATTACCCCCTGGTAATTATAGAATTACCCCTATGCTATCTTAGAGCCTATTTCATCATATATAGAAAATGAAATTTGCTACATATACAGAGTTCCAATTACTTTTTTACAATACACTAGTACACTACAGTTAAATTATTTTTAATAATAAGAAATTAATTTTAGAAAGATACAATACGAGCATGACATAAAAGTCAAATATATAGATAAGATTTAAAGTTGAGAAGAAGAGAAAAGTTAAATAATCTCTTCTTTTTATTTTGTAAAAGTTTTATTATATAAAATATACTATTGAAAAAGAAGAAACAATCAGTATAAGTAAAAAAATAATATCAAATATAGTAAA is part of the Arcobacter sp. F2176 genome and harbors:
- a CDS encoding Ig-like domain-containing protein, whose product is MATSITVKSPNGESTIYEVSLFDVIDIKKGDYVLVPERPELLDLEIIDDSLKIKFPDGNSVVVKDIITFIKQNNATDTHGLMDKLDTSAISFLDEKGDFEEIDLVDKLLALIEKSPKAKESLSPIESDESDTHVSDTNLTSDNRPTIRGITESGARVTITDDAGNILGSTIADEDGNYSITTSELSNGTQNLKITATDKEGNSGTEIQTITVNSSESDIKKFEITNISDANEEYSYINISGKGLESKNSVSIFDEDGIKVATTTIIEDRTWNVSFSNFAGTPVSNKEFFKAIENDIAGNDIAQIDSNHYWNEKLSSLANEPTDEFETADIAKEKGTTDTIASVENGSMLSDTEIKSDVLEDDMTSVFDELAIVESLENSIEEYGSDESISIAEEDIEYEDDLSYIEDDFLNDVQIESLPTTKDLTLTGMEESVEDDILEQSNNEDIKKENDDVPLHVEEPEVETSMDNEISINDAIDNNDEIDSIVPVDETEEVQKYAKDWLKTGVQVKDGDDIFEVWTKDDATVYVDISTTLIDI